One stretch of Streptomyces hygroscopicus DNA includes these proteins:
- a CDS encoding membrane protein codes for MSSDAPHPPERPKGRGRRARPGVTGGPAGRASGAVARARHSGSAALAAVRRAGDEGGRVNPGLRLATAYAWRLMVIGVAVYLAFSVLGRFELVAVAVFLALVATALLRPLADLLARVLPRPLAVALSVFGTLFVVLGLLALVGNSAAAEAGRLVGELRGGIGRIERWLEGPPFHVRRGVLSGAHDKVTSFASRHRATLISRALSSAGRVVEAGTALFLALFCSVFFIHSGDRMWRWFRGQLPERARSPWDRAARAAWTTFAGYTRGIIVVAASNAALVGIALSLLRVPLALPLTLLVFFATFVPLIGSPIALAVATVVALAGRGPAIAAVVLLLIVAVGQFEGHVLHPLVMSWAVRLHPVVVAISVIAGTIVAGVIGAIVAVPIVSVAWSVTRALRRRPPDEA; via the coding sequence GTGAGCAGCGACGCTCCTCACCCGCCCGAGCGACCGAAAGGGCGGGGCAGACGCGCTCGGCCCGGTGTGACCGGCGGCCCCGCCGGGCGTGCCTCGGGGGCGGTGGCGCGGGCCCGCCACTCCGGCTCCGCGGCCCTGGCGGCGGTGCGCCGGGCGGGGGACGAGGGCGGGCGGGTCAATCCCGGGCTGCGCCTGGCCACCGCCTACGCATGGCGGCTGATGGTCATCGGGGTGGCCGTCTATCTGGCGTTCTCGGTGCTGGGGCGGTTCGAGCTCGTCGCGGTCGCGGTGTTTCTCGCCCTGGTGGCCACCGCGTTGCTGCGGCCGCTGGCCGATCTGCTGGCGCGCGTTCTCCCGAGACCGCTGGCGGTGGCGCTGTCGGTGTTCGGCACACTGTTCGTGGTGCTCGGGCTGCTGGCGCTGGTGGGAAACTCGGCGGCCGCGGAGGCGGGCCGGCTCGTGGGTGAGCTGCGCGGCGGGATCGGCCGGATCGAGCGGTGGCTGGAGGGGCCGCCGTTCCATGTCCGGCGCGGCGTGCTGTCGGGAGCCCACGACAAGGTCACCTCCTTTGCGTCGCGGCATCGCGCGACGCTGATCAGCAGGGCGCTCAGCAGCGCGGGGCGGGTCGTGGAGGCGGGCACGGCGCTGTTCCTGGCCCTGTTCTGTTCGGTCTTCTTCATCCATTCCGGGGACCGGATGTGGCGGTGGTTCCGGGGTCAGCTCCCCGAGCGCGCCCGGTCTCCGTGGGACCGGGCGGCGCGGGCGGCGTGGACCACCTTCGCCGGATACACCCGGGGCATCATCGTCGTGGCGGCCTCCAACGCGGCCTTGGTCGGCATCGCCCTGTCCCTGCTGCGGGTGCCGCTGGCCCTGCCGCTGACGCTGCTGGTCTTCTTCGCGACATTCGTTCCCCTGATCGGTTCGCCGATCGCGCTGGCGGTGGCGACGGTGGTGGCGCTGGCCGGGCGGGGTCCGGCCATCGCGGCCGTGGTGCTGTTGCTGATCGTGGCGGTCGGCCAGTTCGAGGGCCATGTACTGCATCCGCTGGTGATGAGCTGGGCGGTACGGCTCCATCCGGTGGTGGTGGCGATTTCGGTCATCGCCGGAACCATCGTCGCGGGGGTGATCGGGGCGATCGTGGCGGTGCCCATCGTGTCCGTCGCCTGGTCGGTGACGCGGGCGTTGCGCCGCCGACCGCCCGACGAAGCCTGA